One window of the Salvia splendens isolate huo1 chromosome 1, SspV2, whole genome shotgun sequence genome contains the following:
- the LOC121800855 gene encoding lysine histidine transporter-like 8 — protein MEERPETELISIPATPRPSTPEILTPSGQRSPRREAGAATAKSWTPTSFISPRFLSPIGTPMKRVLVNMKGYLEEVGHLTKLNPQDAWLPITESRNGNAHYAAFHNLNAGVGFQALLLPVAFSFLGWSWGIISLIIAYFWQLYTLWILVQLHEAVPGKRYNRYVELAQAAFGERLGVWLALFPTVYLSAGTATALILVGGETMKLFFQTVCGPLCSSNPLTTVEWYLVFTSLCIVLSQLPNLNSIAGLSLVGAVTAITYCTMVWVLSVSQNRPPTMTYEPVSMPTASASFFSVLNALGIIAFAFRGHNLVLEIQATMPSTFKKPAHVPMWRGAKVAYVFIAMCIFPVAIGGYWAYGNLMPSGGILNALFGFHSHDISRGLLAVTFLLVVFNCLSSFQIYSMPVFDSFEAGYTSRTNRPCSIWVRSGFRVFYGFVNLFIGVALPFLSSLAGLLGGLTLPVTFAYPCFMWVLIKKPPKYSFNWYSNWILGWLGIAFSLAFSIGGIWSMVNSGLKLKFFKPN, from the exons ATGGAAGAACGGCCGGAGACGGAGCTGATATCCATCCCAGCAACGCCGCGCCCCTCGACGCCGGAGATACTCACCCCCTCGGGGCAGCGGTCGCCGCGGCGGGAGGCCGGCGCCGCCACCGCGAAGTCGTGGACGCCGACCTCCTTCATATCTCCCCGCTTCCTGAGCCCAATCGGCACCCCCATGAAGAGggtgctggtcaacatgaaggGCTACCTGGAGGAGGTGGGCCACCTCACCAAGCTCAACCCTCAGGACGCCTGGCTCCCCATCACCGAGTCCCGCAACGGCAACGCCCACTACGCCGCCTTCCACAACCTCAACGCCGGCGTCGGCTTCCAGGCCTTGCTCCTCCCCGTCGCATTTTCCTTTCTCGGATG GAGTTGGGGAATAATATCGTTGATCATAGCCTACTTCTGGCAATTGTACACGCTGTGGATACTTGTTCAGCTGCATGAAGCAGTTCCAGGAAAGAGATATAACAGATATGTAGAACTTGCTCAAGCAGCATTTG GGGAGCGATTAGGCGTCTGGCTCGCGTTGTTTCCAACCGTTTACCTTTCAGCTGGGACTGCAACTGCTCTAATTCTAGTTGGAGGAGAGACCATGAAGTTGTTCTTCCAAACTGTATGCGGTCCACTGTGTTCCTCGAATCCTCTGACCACAGTCGAGTGGTATCTGGTATTCACATCTCTGTGCATCGTGTTATCCCAACTTCCGAATCTCAACTCCATTGCGGGGCTCTCACTCGTGGGCGCTGTCACAGCAATCACATACTGCACCATGGTGTGGGTGCTTTCTGTGAGCCAAAACCGCCCCCCGACCATGACATATGAACCGGTCTCAATGCCCACCGCATCAGCTTCCTTTTTTTCTGTACTTAATGCACTTGGAATCATAGCATTTGCTTTCCGAGGCCACAACTTAGTCCTCGAAATTCAG GCAACAATGCCATCAACCTTCAAAAAACCAGCTCATGTCCCAATGTGGAGAGGAGCAAAGGTTGCCTATGTCTTCATAGCTATGTGCATATTTCCCGTTGCAATCGGAGGCTATTGGGCTTATGGAAACCTC ATGCCTTCTGGAGGGATACTAAATGCACTGTTCGGATTCCACAGTCACGACATATCTAGGGGCCTCCTGGCTGTAACGTTCCTTCTTGTCGTCTTCAACTGCTTGAGCAGCTTCCAGATATACTCAATGCCAGTGTTTGACAGTTTCGAAGCAGGTTACACGAGCAGGACTAACCGGCCATGCTCAATCTGGGTGAGGTCGGGTTTCAGGGTGTTCTACGGGTTTGTCAACTTATTCATAGGCGTTGCACTTCCGTTTCTGTCAAGCCTTGCTGGTTTACTGGGTGGACTTACGCTACCAGTGACGTTTGCATACCCATGTTTCATGTGGGTTCTGATAAAGAAGCCTCCGAAATACAGCTTCAACTGGTATTCGAACTGGATTCTCGGATGGTTGGGCATCGCCTTCAGCTTGGCGTTTTCGATCGGTGGGATTTGGAGCATGGTTAACAGTGGCCTCAAGCTCAAGTTTTTCAAACCAAACTGA
- the LOC121753070 gene encoding B3 domain-containing protein Os01g0723500-like — protein MWNPRRPRFLLGFDPSFCSERLNIPCNFVKYLEGTAPGTAVLVGPSGNSWFADLILVENGLFLNDGWADFAKDHFLEHGDSIVFRYDGDSNFTLQIFDRSMCEKQAAFSAKSSQDVSRYDSTVVRKRQRERSSHLDSIIEGVPNKMRCSQPRSDSMCNAHENHSNLVNTEDWMQQADGNSSMKNLITVALPLAAVPRDYADHRTTNLDVLLSASEAEKMAQSFKSSFPSFLKVMKQFNISGSYTLNVPYQFATEHLPKCKVKIVLRNLRGESWTVNSIPTTKVQTSHTFCGGWLSFVRDNNIDVGDICIFELLLKFEMQVRIFRVRKEGIDGHHGEADHRGTNNGCSTTSNKLSRRKPKKKSETSHSMKGSTACSLSNNCVTESDILKTFGSLEKQGSLKGCMSMKSAPEEKMAAQYFVSSYPHFVRVMKKFNISGSFTLKIPYQFSMEHLPHSKTEIVLRNLSGKCWTVNSIPTLKVQTLHTFCGGWMAFVRDNDIQMGDICIFELVGICEMRVHICGIGKKGLDYQHGTKNLPMP, from the exons ATGTGGAATCCGAGAAGGCCTCGCTTTCTTCTGGGTTTTGACCCATCCTTTTGCTCTGAAAGACTG AACATACcgtgtaattttgtaaaatatttgGAAGGAACGGCTCCTGGGACAGCAGTTTTGGTAGGTCCTAGTGGGAACAGTTGGTTTGCTGATTTGATTCTGGTTGAAAACGGTTTGTTCCTCAATGATGGTTGGGCTGATTTTGCGAAAGATCACTTTCTTGAACATGGTGATTCAATAGTTTTTAGGTATGATGGAGATTCAAATTTTACATTGCAAATTTTTGACCGGAGCATGTGTGAGAAGCAAGCTGCATTTAGTGCTAAAAGCAGCCAAGATGTGAGTAGATATGATAGTACTGTGGTAAGAAAAAGACAAAGGGAAAGATCATCTCACCTAGATAGCATTATTGAAGGAGTTCCCAATAAGATGAGATGCTCCCAACCGCGATCTGATAGCATGTGCAATGCTCATGAGAACCATTCAAATTTGGTCAACACAGAAGATTGGATGCAGCAAGCTGATGGAAACAGTAGCATGAAGAATCTTATTACAGTTGCACTGCCTCTTGCAGCGGTTCCACGTGACTACGCAG ATCATAGAACCACAAATCTAGATGTACTGCTTTCTGCTTCAGAAGCAGAGAAAATGGCCCAATCATTCAAGTCGTCTTTCCCCAGCTTTCTGAAAGTCATGAAGCAATTCAATATAAGTGGTTCTTACACTCTG AATGTCCCCTATCAGTTTGCAACCGAACACCTTCCAAAATGCAAAGTAAAAATTGTGCTTCGTAATTTAAGAGGAGAGAGTTGGACAGTGAATTCAATTCCCACAACAAAAGTTCAAACATCGCATACTTTTTGTGGAGGATGGCTGAGTTTTGTACGGGACAACAATATTGATGTAGGAGACATTTGTATCTTTGAGCTTCTGCTCAAGTTTGAGATGCAGGTGAGAATTTTTAGAGTAAGAAAGGAAGGGATAGATGGTCATCATGGTGAGGCAGATCATAGAGGGACAAACAATGGTTGCTCAACAACATCAAATAAATTGTCACGACGCAAACCAAAGAAAAAAAGTGAAACTTCTCATAGTATGAAAGGATCTACTGCATGCTCTCTATCAAATAATTGCGTCACAGAATCAG ATATCCTTAAAACGTTTGGCTCCCTTGAAAAACAAGGTTCTCTTAAAGGCTGTATGTCAATGAAGTCTGCTCCTGAAGAAAAAATGGCGGCTCAATATTTCGTTTCCAGTTATCCCCATTTTGTTCGAGTTATGAAAAAGTTCAACATCAGTGGTTCATTCACGCTG AAAATTCCGTATCAATTTTCTATGGAGCATCTGCCACACAGCAAAACAGAGATTGTTCTTCGTAATTTAAGTGGAAAATGCTGGACTGTAAACTCTATCCCCACTTTAAAGGTACAGACTTTGCATACTTTCTGTGGAGGGTGGATGGCTTTTGTTCGTGATAATGATATCCAAATGGGAGATATTTGCATCTTTGAGCTTGTTGGGATATGTGAAATGCGTGTTCACATCTGTGGAATTGGGAAGAAAGGATTGGATTACCAGCATGGCACAAAGAATCTTCCCATGCCTTAA